In bacterium, the genomic stretch AAGATCACAAATATCCCCGCCGCGGCTAGCAGGTTGGTACCGCACCTTGGATGAACTCGCGGCATGCGGCTCACAACGCCCGGTTCAAGCGCTTCACCCGCTTCTATGGCATTCACCGTCATATGCTCGGCAGCATGATAGCCCGCAAGTGGAGACAACCTCATCAACAGCAGGAATATGAATGCGATCAGTGCCGTCGATATATAAAATGGCAGATCGTAGAGGTTAGGCGATATCGTCAGCGGTGCGGAGTTGAGATATGCATTTATCGGAAAGCCGGTGAGCTTGCCGAACGCAGTCGTAAGGCCGGTTACGATCAGGGTCGCAATAAGGATCATCACCCCAAGAGAGACTCCGGTCAAAAACAAACCGAAACTGCCCGCTCCGCCGGATATGGAACCGGTGGTCAGATATACGCCCAACGGGGTCGCCATCCCCGCAATCGTGCTCGGACGCAGGTTCTTCGCGATCCGCCCGATCAGTTCGCTGCGATATATTACACCTCGATATCCGCCAAAATTGTCTATAACAGGCAGCATGTCCTCACTGTTATCGGCAAATATTTGAGCGGCCTCTTTTAGCGATACACGTGAATCGACAAAAGCACCGCTTGGCTCTATTATCGGTTCGATGCATGACCTGATGGCGGCCTCGGGATCTTCTGAGGCGGCCACGTATGCGGATATACCACGTTCACTGACAGTGCCGACGATGTGTCCGTCGTCAATGACGAGAATTCGTGACCCGCTTGTGCCCTGGATCAGACCTGCGGCTCTCTGGATCGAGTCGTTGGGTGCCACCACAGGAGCACTCTTTACCAAGCTTAATATTGAGCTGTCTATCATCTATTGCCAAACCCGTGAAATTATGTTATTATGGACACTGCATTTTTTGTGGCTACTCACTTCAGGAGGTCCTTTTAGATATGTCCAATACTTGTGCAGTTTGCGGCAAGGGTCCGCAGTTCGGTCAGAATATCAGACACGTACACTCCGGTTCATGGGCTCTTCGCGCGCCTAGGACCAAGCGCAGATGGCTGCCCAATCTGCAGACCGTCCATACCAAGATCAACGGCACTCCTAAAACAATTCGCGTATGCGCTAAGTGCCTGAAGGCCGGTAAAGTCGTCCGCGCTATATAGTAAATAGCTCTTACATTCTATCAGATACGCAAACAAAAGGGGAGAACATTCCAAGTAACTATCAGTAATCGTTCTTCCCTTTTTGATGGTCAAGGGTCGGGGTAATTGCTCTTGCCAAGGATGTTTGATCATTCACAATGCCCTTGACCAAATGATGTGCCAAGTGATATATTAAATAACGACGCGCACCTGTAGCTCAGTGGATCAGAGCATCTGACTTCGGATCAGAGGGTCGGGGGTTCGAGTCCCTCCAGGTGCGCCATTTTACTGTACATACGGGAGCCAGACATATGGTGACCTCCTATCATGTCCACACAACATTTTCGGACGGCCAAAACAGCGTCCAAGAAATGATTGAAGCGGCCATATCATTGGGCATAGATGAGATTGGCATCTCCGATCACTATGTCCTGACAACCGGCCAAATCTTCGATTGGAGCATGAAGCTGGACGCAATTGCTGACTATTTTGGCGCCATTGGCCTTGCTGCTGATAAGTTTCGGACTAAGATTAAAGTCAGATATGGTATCGAGGCGGACTTTGTGCCGGAAACAGCACAACAACTCGGAGAAATTCTGCAGGAATATCAATTTGATTACGTGATCGGGTCGGTCCACCTGATCGATGGCGTATGCATTGACAGCAGCAAAGATTATTGGGACGCACTGGACCAGTCCGGGAAAAATGATGTAATCCGCGCATACTGGGCTATGATAGCCAAACTTGCCAAATCCGGCCTTTATGACATCGTTGGCCATTTGGACCTCTATAAGAAATTCGGCTCCCAACCCACTATAGATATCTCAGCAGATGTGATGACCGCACTCGATGCGATAGCCGAAGCCGGGATTGCGATAGAACTCAACACCTCCGGCTGGCATAAACCTATCCATGAGCAATACCCTTCGGCAGCAGTTTTGAGGGGCTGTCAAAAGCGGGGGATTCCAGTTATTTTGACTGCGGATGCGCACAGGACAGATGATATAACATGTGACTTTGACCGAGGCAGACTACTGTTGCGGACAATTGGGTATACAAACACAGCACTCTTCCAGAATCGCAAAATGACTATCGACTAGGAATCGTGGCTTGAACACTCTCGCGACTGCTCCGCAGCGCAGTTGTGTTCGCCACGAAGGGAATGAAAATGCTCCGCATTTTCGAAGGAGTAAAAAATGTGTCTGGCATTGGCTAACCTGATGGACAATGCAGGTTATCAACTATACGAAAAGTCTCTGAGGAGAATTGACAATCAAATAAGCATATTCACCGTTGTCCGCCACGGAAGAAAACTTGTCGGTATGCTCGGACCAGAACATATCCACAGACTGGCCGATGAAACCGGTCCGGCAAGACTGAGACTATCCGCCGAAGAGAAAGTGACACTCCACCCTTTGACCTGGGAAAATTATGTGCGTCTAAGACAGATGCTGCCTTTAGCTCCCTCAATATGTGGCAAAGCCGCTTCATTCGGTACTGGAGACAGGCTGGGAATGGTGAGCGCAGCACATCTTGAAGCAGACAATAAATTCCAGGTCTTTCCGGTAATAGCGCAGCAGTCGCCTCGTGAACTGGAGCGGACCAACCGAACGTTCAAAAGCGTCCTTTTGGATGCAGTTATGGGCGTTCTGGAGTCAGGGTACACAGGCTCTTTCGGAGCGGATGCCGATCACATAAAGAATGACACGCAATTCATGGAAGGTGTTGAGGCAGGTTACAGCATGTTCACACTCGACGTCAGTGACAACCTGCTGGATATAAGCAGCCTGTCTGCATCAGAGATTAATGACGCGGCAAATAACCTGACCGAACTCAGCCGTGGAATAGCGAAAAGATATGCGGAAAAAACCATATCTCTTCCTGGTGAGCAGAATTATACATTCTCTGAGGATGAACTGATCAGATCGGCCTTGGTATATGAGAAGTCCATGCTCCAAGCGGTGCGATTTTGTGGAATGGCCAGGACCAAGCTCGACGAGTTCGACCTTGAGATTTCAATTGACGAAGGCAGCCGCGAAACAACACCAGAAGATCACCTCTTCGTGGCTGAATTTCTGCACGCAAATAATGTCGATTTTACGAGTCTTGCACCAAAGTTTCCTGGTCAGTTTCAGAAAGCGGTCGACTATAAAGGCAATTATGCAGAGTTGAAACGTTCTTTCAGTATCCATGGTGAACTGGCAAGACTCATTGGTGGATATCGACTGAGTATGCACTCAGGCAGCGACAAGTTCAGCATATATGAAATCTTTGCTGAGATGACTCGGGGAAATTTCCATATCAAAACATCGGGCACAAGCTGGCTGCAGGCCGTAAGACTGATTGCACATACAAATTTGCAGCTGTTCAAAGACATGTATGATATCTGCATCGAGACCCTGCCAGAAAGCAAGAAGGCATATCATGTGGATATCACGCCTACCGACTTTCCCAATAAGCTCCCGTATGACGCGATCAGGTTCTTTGGGCAGCCGAATGTTCAGCAGCTATTCCACATATCATATGGTGCACTGCTGGATGCAAAGCGGCCTGAAATCCTCGACACTCTGCACAAAAATGAGCAGCAGCATTACGCCTTTGTGACTGAGCATATCGAAAGACACTTGAAACTGGCTTTCAATAAAAAAGGAGAGAAGTCCCCTTCTCTCCTGACGCCTTAGGCGGCTTTCTGCCTGCTTTTCATCTGCCTGCGGGTATCGTCTTCCTTCTTTATCCTGGTGTAGGATATTCGGGAGACTGCCCTGGCAAATGCAGTGCGATCCGTATGCCTCTCTTGAGACCTAAAAAGCAGGCTCTGCAAATTGCATTCGCCCATTGCTCACTCCTCCGGCAGGCGGTACCGGTTTGCATTTGTATAGACTGTAGGTTAAGCCTGTTTGTTCCACAAAACGGCTCAAAATCTGCAATATTTGTGACCGTATGGTTATCAACTCTGCTCTACAGCCAGAACCATCGCTAATATGTATGCTGCAACCAATCCTATACCCTGCCATTTCTGCAGTCTGCCCCTCGCGAGCAGCGCCGAAACAACTACAGTCAGCACACTCATCATCACAAACATCGGGCTCATCAGATTCGTGACTATGTCATGTCCCTTGAAATGGGCCACAAACGGCATCACTGCCAGAAGCAGTGAGTTATGATTGACCTTTGAACCTATGAAGTTGCATATCGACAGCTCCGCATTGTGGCCGTTTTTTAATACAAGCATGTATGCAGTAAGCTTCTCCGGCATCTCAGAAGCTATCGGACCCAAAACAATGGCAATCACCACGGGACTGACATGGAAAAACGTTGCGATATGGATCATCGAGTCCACAAAAGGCTCCGACGCAAAATAAATAATCGCGCCGCCTGCGAGCAGTTCTATTGCCGCTCTAATCATACCTTTGCGAGTGACGACCTGATTTTCCACACATTCAGACTTGCCGCTTCGGATAACCTGGAAAACATACCCTCCAAAAATAAGCGCGAGAATAATGCCCTCAATCAGGCTCAGAGCATTGTCACCCCACACAAAAACAAAAGCAATAACGCCGGTCACAAGCAGATATAGCGCATCGATGCGGGTGGCCTTTGAAAGGCGTATCTCCTTCACAGGCTTTCTGCTCAGTTTTGAAGTGGCCAGCCAGATCACCATCCCGTAGCCGAGGGTAATCAGGATTGTGCAAGAGCCTATCGCAGAGCCTATCGCCATCCTGTATTCGTTTTTCATGGATGCCCAGAAGACAAACGCATACTCAGGCAGTGTCGTGAACAATGCAAGGACTATGCTGCCGACTATATTGCAGCCCCATATTTGAGCCATTACCTCAGCTCCACGGCTGAGCAAATACGCCGCGAAGACAATAATCAATAACAAAGCTATAAACACAAGAATGACCATACAAGCCCCTCGTAACCATCAAAAAAGACCTTTGCCCTTTGGTAAGGACAAAGGTCTCGCATTGCATTGCTGCCGACACAGCCAGCCTCGCGCCCACGCGCGTGACGGTTGTTGACCATGCCGAACCCATATTATACGGGCTGCTACTCCCCTTTGGGATATTCGATTTCTGTAACTATAACATATTTGAATGGGACTGTGCAACTATGCTATTTGCTCAGGGGCACATACCATTAAAGGCAACCAAGCTTGTGTCATTCCCGCGAAAGCGGGAATCCAGGCACCCTGTCTTCATCGTAGCGCCGTTTCCTGGATTCCCAGTCAAGCTGGGAATGACATATGAGCTTCACCTTGATTTTGAGGAGACACCAGGCACAGAACAAGGAAATAGCTCAGTCTTAAGACAATAAAGGCTCGGCGGGAGGGACGCCCTCCCGATGCGCTATGGGACAATACATGACACACACTCAAACCATTTGACCATACTCGGAGACTGGCTCTAGCCGCTCAGCCACTCATCTATATGTTCTTGCACGAATGCATCATCATGGAGATGAGGATAGGCAGCATAGACACGGTCTATCTCTTCTTTTTGGCCGGGACTGAGTGTCTCTTTGGGATCGAGGCACCATATTCCTTCAAAAAGCCCCTGCCTGCGCAGGACCTCATGCAGACCGGCTATACAGCCCGCAAAACCATTCGCGGCATCAAAAAATGCAGCATTGCAGTCCGTAACCTCGATGTGTTTCCTGAGAAGCCCCACCGGAACTTCCTGATTCCTGACAGCTTCATGACATTCATCCAGAAGCTCGACCGCTTTCTTGGTCCACACTGTCCAGTGACCGAGCAGGCCGCCGACAATCCGGCGTTCCACCGTCCGTCCCCCGACTTTGAAGCGATAGGGAGTAATCAGGTCCATCACGATATTATCGTCGTTGCCGGTGAGCAGGGTTATATCGCTGCGGCCTGCCTCGCATACCGCTCGAACGACATCCAGCGTCTGATATCGGTTGAACGGCGCAATTTTGATGGCGACCACATTCTCGGTCTCCGCGAACCTTCTCCAGAACGAGTAGGCAAGCCTTCGACCTCCGACAGATGCCTGAATATAGAAGCCGATTATCGGCGATATTTCAGCTACGGCACGACAATGGTCGATAAGCTGGTCCTCACTCGCGTCACTCAATGCCGTAAGACTGAGAAGCACCGCATCGTAACCGAGACTATGCGCCAATTTCGCTTCACTAACCGCCTGTGACGTGTTTCCGCAGACTCCCGCAATCTTTATCTTCAGGCCGTTTTCCCTCTGCCGCAGTGCCTCTTCCATTACAAGATCGAGGACGGGCTGCAGCAACCCGACTTTTGGATCATGAATGGCGAACTGAGTGGTGTGGACACCCACTGCAATGCCTCCCGCCTTTGCCTGGGCATAATAGCGGATCAGCGCGCGCTGCCTCCGCTCATCCAGCTTGCGATTTTTGTCAAGGGCGAGAGGGCATGCGGGGATCACCTGACCGGCATTCAATGCCCGCTTGATATCAGCATCTATAAACGACATCTAAAATCTCCCGTCGCGCACATCGAAATGCGTCGGTTTGTCGATTGTCTCGCCTCGACGCATGATCCAATCGGCAGTCATGATAATCATCTGCTGTGCGCTAATTTTGGGGTAGGCATAGAGACGGTGTCCCATCTGGCCGTTGCTGAGAAGCGCATCCGTGCATTCTGTGTTGACGAATGACACGCTCTTGCCCATCAACTCTGCAAACTGCTCCGCCACACGCCGAATACTCAACGTTTCAGGTCCAGCGACATTGAGTATGAACGGCGGACTTGCGGCATGACGTAGAGCTGCCAACGCCATTGCGCAGGCATCGGCCTGCCATATGACGTTGAATTCGCCCATACTCAGATCGACGGGCTTACCTGCCCACACGTTCCGTGCTATATCGACAAGCACCCCATAGCGCAGTTCGCACGCATAGTTCAAACGTATAATACTTAGAGGTATGTTGTAAGTGCGGCTGAAGTGTTCGAAGACACGTTCTCGTCCCAAAGCACTCATGGCATATTCCCCGATAGGCGCGGGCATATCTGTCTCGACTGAACCTCCGAGATGTATAGGTTTGAGACCGTAGACATTGCCTGTGGAGAAAGCGATGATCCGACTGTTGCGATAGCGCTGCGCAACCAGCCCAGGCACATATGTATTTATTGCCCAGGTCAGCGATTGTTGGGTCGATGTTCCGAACTTCATGCCGACCATAAATATCACGTTTTTTGTGTCCTGGAGTTGGGCAACCTGAGATGGCTCCAGCAGATCACAGCGGACTATTTCTATACCGCGTTTATTCAAGTCCGCTTCAAGCTCAGAGCTGAAAGACCTC encodes the following:
- a CDS encoding DUF1385 domain-containing protein, producing MIDSSILSLVKSAPVVAPNDSIQRAAGLIQGTSGSRILVIDDGHIVGTVSERGISAYVAASEDPEAAIRSCIEPIIEPSGAFVDSRVSLKEAAQIFADNSEDMLPVIDNFGGYRGVIYRSELIGRIAKNLRPSTIAGMATPLGVYLTTGSISGGAGSFGLFLTGVSLGVMILIATLIVTGLTTAFGKLTGFPINAYLNSAPLTISPNLYDLPFYISTALIAFIFLLLMRLSPLAGYHAAEHMTVNAIEAGEALEPGVVSRMPRVHPRCGTNLLAAAGIFVILTSKISSQVVVLLAMLAVVLGWRSIGGWLQYYATTKNPNSKQLASGIAAGSELLDKYQENPHINLTGFQRIWKLGFPQTFMGMATFLWVLSLFSRYIPIPGLF
- the rpmB gene encoding 50S ribosomal protein L28 — encoded protein: MSNTCAVCGKGPQFGQNIRHVHSGSWALRAPRTKRRWLPNLQTVHTKINGTPKTIRVCAKCLKAGKVVRAI
- a CDS encoding histidinol-phosphatase codes for the protein MVTSYHVHTTFSDGQNSVQEMIEAAISLGIDEIGISDHYVLTTGQIFDWSMKLDAIADYFGAIGLAADKFRTKIKVRYGIEADFVPETAQQLGEILQEYQFDYVIGSVHLIDGVCIDSSKDYWDALDQSGKNDVIRAYWAMIAKLAKSGLYDIVGHLDLYKKFGSQPTIDISADVMTALDAIAEAGIAIELNTSGWHKPIHEQYPSAAVLRGCQKRGIPVILTADAHRTDDITCDFDRGRLLLRTIGYTNTALFQNRKMTID
- a CDS encoding tagaturonate epimerase family protein, which produces MCLALANLMDNAGYQLYEKSLRRIDNQISIFTVVRHGRKLVGMLGPEHIHRLADETGPARLRLSAEEKVTLHPLTWENYVRLRQMLPLAPSICGKAASFGTGDRLGMVSAAHLEADNKFQVFPVIAQQSPRELERTNRTFKSVLLDAVMGVLESGYTGSFGADADHIKNDTQFMEGVEAGYSMFTLDVSDNLLDISSLSASEINDAANNLTELSRGIAKRYAEKTISLPGEQNYTFSEDELIRSALVYEKSMLQAVRFCGMARTKLDEFDLEISIDEGSRETTPEDHLFVAEFLHANNVDFTSLAPKFPGQFQKAVDYKGNYAELKRSFSIHGELARLIGGYRLSMHSGSDKFSIYEIFAEMTRGNFHIKTSGTSWLQAVRLIAHTNLQLFKDMYDICIETLPESKKAYHVDITPTDFPNKLPYDAIRFFGQPNVQQLFHISYGALLDAKRPEILDTLHKNEQQHYAFVTEHIERHLKLAFNKKGEKSPSLLTP
- a CDS encoding dihydrodipicolinate synthase family protein, which encodes MSFIDADIKRALNAGQVIPACPLALDKNRKLDERRQRALIRYYAQAKAGGIAVGVHTTQFAIHDPKVGLLQPVLDLVMEEALRQRENGLKIKIAGVCGNTSQAVSEAKLAHSLGYDAVLLSLTALSDASEDQLIDHCRAVAEISPIIGFYIQASVGGRRLAYSFWRRFAETENVVAIKIAPFNRYQTLDVVRAVCEAGRSDITLLTGNDDNIVMDLITPYRFKVGGRTVERRIVGGLLGHWTVWTKKAVELLDECHEAVRNQEVPVGLLRKHIEVTDCNAAFFDAANGFAGCIAGLHEVLRRQGLFEGIWCLDPKETLSPGQKEEIDRVYAAYPHLHDDAFVQEHIDEWLSG
- a CDS encoding NAD(P)-dependent oxidoreductase; the protein is MKGIKGTNHSEAVIKAIGLGHQGLIDNVSQLDDILSEPPDYLVDALSGLDGDIMVLGAAGKMGPTMLRMAKRASEAAGCDRRVIGVSRSFSSELEADLNKRGIEIVRCDLLEPSQVAQLQDTKNVIFMVGMKFGTSTQQSLTWAINTYVPGLVAQRYRNSRIIAFSTGNVYGLKPIHLGGSVETDMPAPIGEYAMSALGRERVFEHFSRTYNIPLSIIRLNYACELRYGVLVDIARNVWAGKPVDLSMGEFNVIWQADACAMALAALRHAASPPFILNVAGPETLSIRRVAEQFAELMGKSVSFVNTECTDALLSNGQMGHRLYAYPKISAQQMIIMTADWIMRRGETIDKPTHFDVRDGRF